A window of Kribbella voronezhensis genomic DNA:
GAGGCGGAGAGATGGGCCGCCGGCATCGGCGGTCCGGCCTACGCCATCGACGATCAGACCGCCATCAAGGTGGCCGACGGGACCGTGGAGGTCATCTCCGAAGGACACTGGAAGGCCTTCCCCGGGTAGCCGTCGACTGACTTGTCAGTGATTGTTGCATCACTCGAACAGGTGTTCTAATGTCCATCCTGTAGCTCGCGGATCCACCACTTGCCACCCAAACCTTCGTCCTCCCGGCCGAACCTCCCACCACCGATGTGGACGGCCGATCCGGACGACGGCCGCCCGGGCAGTGAGGGCCCGGGCTGTGGATCCGTCGACCACAGATAGAACTGACACGGACTGTTGAGGTGGTGCAAACACAGGAGGACACCATGTTGTACGAGCATCGCGGCCGGCGACCGGTCGTGCCGGAATCCGCCTACGTGGCACCGTCGGCAGTGCTCTGTGGAGCAGTTGTGCTGGGCGAAGGCAGCAGGGTCCTGCATGGGGCCGTGCTGACTGCCGAGAACGGCGAGGTTCGCCTCGGAGAAAACAGTGTGGTGATGGAGAACGCCCTGGTCCGCGGCCGGGCCGACCATCCAGCGCTCATCGCCGACGCGGTCCTGGTCGGTCCACATGCCCACGTGAACGGCGCCACGGTCGAGGAAGAGGTCTTCATCGCCACGGGCGCCGCGCTGTTCCCAGGTTCGGTAGCCGGCGCGCGCTCCGAACTGCGGATCAACAGCGTGCTCCACGTCAACTCGCGACTGGAACCGGGCACGGTCCTGCCGATCGGCTGGATCGCGGCCGGCGACCCGGCTCAGCTCTTCTCGCCCGACCGGCACGAAGAACTCTGGGCGGTCCAACGCGAGCTCGACTTCCCCGGCACGGTGTACCGCGTTCCCCGAGGCACCTCGATGCGCGAAATCATGGCCCGCCAATCCCAGTACTACGGAGCCCACCTGGACGACACCCCTGTGGATTGAGCGGAGCCAGCACGAGTGGACGACAGTCTCAAGGTCCGGCGAGCGGGGACTCGAGGGTGTACTGACGGAGGTGGCCTGGAGGTTGGGCTGCGCAGGTCATGCGGGCATCGATGGTGACGGTGTGGGCCGCGACCTCGACCAGGAGGGGGTTGTCGTCAGAACCGGTGAGGGTGACCCGCCAGCGGGCGGGACCGGACTGCTGGACGGCGAGCGGGCGGAGGGCACCGACGGCAGTCGAGTGGCCAGCTGCTCGGGCGAAGTGTTGCGCGGCCTGGGTCGGGGCGGTGACGGCACCACTGCCCCGGAAGTACTCCGGGACGACAAAGCCTTCGTCGTACTGCTTGGCCAAGTCGACCGCCTGCGACTGCGAGACGTGACCGTAGAAGAGGCTGTGCGGGAGGAGGACGACGTTCGCGGCGAAGCGGTCGCCGCCGACGTGGCTGCACTCCCAGGTCCGCTCGGGATAGGCAGCCGAGAGGGCTGCCGCAATCGGCCGGCCCCGTACGGCGCAGCACGCGTCATGGCGACCGTGGGTGCAGACGAGATAGATCGGTTCGCTACTCGGCTCACCCTCGACCCGACCGGCCAGCACGTCCAACAACTGCTCGTCCGCCGACAACGAGCCCCAGCGCACCGACTCCCGCCCCGGCCGGCTGTCCACCATTGCCCACCGACGGGGAGCGGTCCGATCAACCCGCCCGTACCGCCGGATCAGTACCGGCCGGATCCCCGCCTCACGACACACCCGAGCAACCTCCGCCCCGAGCGCACCGGCCGCGCCCCCGAGAGAGTGGAGCGCCTCACGTGCCCACGAGTCGTGGCTTTCGATCAGGAGCCAACGCTCAGCCGGAGGCGCCGAAGCCATCAGCAGGTCGCCGCGTCGTTCGGCGGTTGCCGCACAACCGGTGTCCGGCTGATACCTCGCCTCACTCACGGCAGCTCACAACAGCTCACTGCGAGCTGGCGACGACAACAGCTTCGGTCATCAACCGTCGGACAAGCACGAGCTGATCGGCCTCATCCAGTCCCGGCAACTCACCGACCCGGACCACCTCGCCCGAGCAAGCCCTGGCGACCGCGTCGCTAGTTGCTGCGGGCAACGAGATCGTGCGGTCCGGAAGCTGCAGGAGCACCGGATCACCCGGGACGAGCCGAAAACGCAGACCCGCGCGCAAGCGAACCGCAGTACCGACGGCAAGTGACGTGATGGCTGCTGCGTGAGCCAGGGGCCCCAACGGCGCAGGACGGTTGCCGGACCACGTGCGACGGCGCAGACGGGTTGCGAGCTCGTCGGCCGACGCAGTACGGATCTGCTCGGTCAACAACGGCACGACCTTCTCCAACTGCTGGGCAACTTGCTCCGGATCACCAGAGTCGAAGCCGAGCGGTAGAGCGGTCCGCAGCTCGGCCTCGTTCGCCGCGAGCGCGGCCAACTCCTGCGCGAGAAGGTAGCGAGTGAGCGTGTGCAGCCCCACGGTCAGGTGCGCACTGACTCCACCAAGAGCTTTGGCCGAGTGCAGGAATCCTCGCGGCACATACAGCGCATCGCCGGGACGCAGTACTGCGTCTACCACCGGCTCCTGATCGCGAGCAGCTGCAGCAACGGCAGCGGAGTGATCCGTCCAAGGCTGGTTCCGCAACGGGTCCACATGCACTGGAGCATGAACGGTCCAGTGCTTCTCACCAGCCACTTGCAGCACGAAGACGTCATGTACGTCGTAGTGCGCAGCGAACCCCTGCGACTGCGGCGGTGTGATGTATGCGTTGATCTGCACCGGATGACCAGCTTCGACGGACAGTTGCGTAGCAAAGTCGACCAGCGGCGGCCAAGTGCGATGGAGTGCTTGCAGTACGACGGTGTGCCCGCTGGCGAAGAGCGCGGAGACCTTGTCGTCGCGCACCTGGTCACCGATCTCCGCACCGACCCCAGCTGCCCCCGTGAACTGGCTGTCGCCGACAACCGAGCCGTCCTTGGCGATGCGCAGGAACGGCGTACGGAGTCCGCGGCGTGACAGGAGCTCGTCGGCTGCTCCCAAGCTGAACAGGTCGGCAAAGCCGCCGGCAGGGACGTCCGGAGCAGGTGACAGCAGCGCCTGGGTGCCCCAGTAGTTGGCGGCAAACTCTTCGAGGTCACCGGTCACACAGCGCCGGAGAGCCGGGCAGCCGTCCGACGGCTGCCCGTCCGATCGTTGCCCGGTCTCCGGCTGGGTGTTCACCAACTGCCGGAGTTCCCGCTCGCACCGCCGTCGGCACCACCGTCTGTGGCACTGGGATCCGCACCGCCGTCGGCAGGCCCTTCGCCGCCACTACCGGCACCACCGTCAGCACCGCCATCACTGACGCCTTCCGAGGCGCCACCGTCGGCCGGTCCCTCGGAACCGCCGCCACCCGCGCCACTGTCCGCGCCGCCATCGGCACCGCCGTCACTCACACCGGAGGAAGCACCGCCGTCCGCGGGACCCTCCGCGCCGCCGTCGGCGCCACCGTCGTGCGCACCGGCCGCTGCCCCGCCGTCAGCCAGTCCTTCGTCGGAACCGCCCGAGTTGCCGTACTGCCCGCCATCGCCGGCGCCACTGTCAGCGCCACCATCGGCACCACCGTCGTGCGCACCAGGTGTCGCGCCGCCATCGGCCAGTCCTTCGCCATCGCCGGACGAGGTCGTCATGTCGTCGTCGTTCAAACCCATGATGCTGCTCCCTTCGAGAAGTGCTTTCGGTGTATCCCCTGTGCGCAAAGTAGACCGGGCCTAAACCCCTGCCTCAGTTACAGCGAGCACTCGGTTGGGCAGCAATCAGCCGAGCACGTCCCGCCAGACCTTCAAGAACCCGTCCGTGACCGACTCCGGCCGGACCGCGATCCGCAACCACTCCGGACCGAGCCCCGGAAAAGTGTCGCCTCGCCGCACCGCATATCCCCGCTCCCGCAACGCCTCCCGGATCGCGGCCGCACCCTCTACTCGCACCAGCACGAACGGCCCACGCGGTACGCCGTACGTCGTTCCGTCGGTGCCCAAGCCGGCCAGCAGATAGGCCCGCTGGCGTTCGATCTCCAGCGCCGCCTGGGACGACTCGGCCATCGCACGCTCGTTGCTGCAAGCAATCGCGGCAGCCAACGCAGGAGTGGACACGGGCCAGTGCGGTTGTACTGCGGCCAGTTGCTCGACCAGCCCGGGCGCGGCGATCACGTAACCGATCCGAAGCCCGGCCAGACCCCAGGTCTTGGTCAGACTGCGGATCACGACCAGCCCAGGAATCGCGGCGCCGACCAGGGACTCCGGCTCCCCCGGCACGGCGTCCATGAACGCTTCGTCGACGACCAGGATCCGGTCGGGGCGAGCGAGTTCCCGCAGGTCGTCGGCGGGATGCAGGACGGACGTCGGGTTGGTGGGATTGCCGATCACCACGAGGTCGGCGTCGGCCGGGACCAGACCCGGTTCCAGGACGAAGCCGTTCTCGGGCCGGAGTACGACGCGATCGACGAGGTGACCGGCCGACCGGAGCGCTGACTCGGGCTCGGTGAACTGGGGATGGACGACCACCGGGTGCTTCGGGCGGAACGCGCGCGCGATCAGCACGAACGCCTCGGCAGCACCGGCGGTCAGCAGGATCTGCTCGGGCGCGCACTGGTGCCGGGCGGCGATCGCGGCGAGGGCAGCGTCCTGACGCGGGTACGCCGCGAGATCGGTCAGGCCGGCGCTGATCTCGTCGAGCAACCAGGGCGGCGGCGTACCGGCCCTGACGTTCACCGCGAGGTCGACCAGTCCAGCTCCGACCTCGAGGTCACCGTGATGCTCCAGATCAAATCCGTCCACCGTCACCCCAGGAGGCTAACCCGGCCGGCGAGGTGAGGGGCGGCTCAGCGTGGAGCGACGGTGTAGCGACGGTTCTGGAGGGAGGGGTTCTGAGTGCGGATGCGGGTCAGGCGGTCTGCGCTGATCTCGGCGGTGGTGTGTCCGTCTGCCTCACCGACAGCGGCGATCGCGATGCCTTGCGGGTCGATGATCTGGCTCAGTCCGCAGTACTTCTTGCCGTTCTGTGCGGCCGCGACGACATAACAGGTGTTCTCGATCGCGCGGGCGGTGAGCAGGGTCGTCCAGTGATGCTCTTTGAGTGGACCGCGCACCCAGGCTGCCGGCACCGCGAGGATCTCGGCACCGGCATCGACCAGCGCCCTCGACAACTCAGGAAATCGCAGGTCGTAGCAGGTCATCAGCCCGACCTTGCGGCCGGCAATCTCGACCACGACCGGCGCCACATCACCCGGCGTCAGCTGATCCGACTCGCGATAGCCGAACGCGTCGTACAGGTGGATCTTGCGATAAGCGCCGAGCAGTTCGCCGTCGGCAGCGACCGCGAGGAGCGTGTTGTACGGGCGCGCTTCGTCGCAACTGCGTTCGAACATGCCCGCCACGATCGCCGTACCGTGTTCGGCCGCGCTCTTGCGCAAGGTGCTGACGAACTCGCCGTCCAGCGGTTCGGCCAACGGCCCGACCGATCCGCCGTCCACGGCGAAGTCCGCCATCATCGCCTCGGGCAGGACGACGAGGTCCGGCTCGTCCCGCGCGGCCTCGGCGATCAGGCGCGCCAGCAGCTCACGGTTGGCGGCCTTGTCCTGCGTACTGGCGGTCTGCACCACGGCGATCTTCACCCCACCATGGTGCCGCATTCGGGCTGCTAGAACAGTCCCTGGCGATGGCGCGGGAGACTGGGACCGTGGACTTCGATGCGGTGGTGCTGGCAGGTGGCGCGTCCGCGCGGTTCGGCGGCGTCGACAAAGCGCTCATCCAGGTGGACGGCATCACCTTGCTGGATCGGGTGCTGAAGGCAACCAATTCGGCGCGGTCGACCGTTGTGGTCGGCCCTGAGCGGCCCGTCTGCCGTCAGGTCGACTGGGCGACCGAGGACCCACCGTCAGGCGGCCCGGTCGCGGGCATCGCCGCTGGATTCGGCAAGGGCGAATCGCCTTTGGTGGTTGTGGTTTCGTGCGACCTGCCTTGGCTGACCGAGTCCGACGTCGCGACGCTGATCACGAACATCGGCGACCATGACGGATTCGGTCTCCGCGACAGCGGTGGCCGCGAACAACGCCTCGCCGCCGCATACCGCCGTACTGCGTTGGCTGCGGCTCTCGAGGCGATCGGCGACCCCCGGAACCAGTCCGTACGCCGCCTGTTCGCCGGCCTCGACCTCGCTTGGAGCGACCCGACACCCGCCGCCGACGACGCGGACACCTGGACCGACCTGACCCCGCGCTGACCGGTCGGCAGCCAGTACGGTGGCCTGTATGCGAGCTGTTGTGTGTGAGGGCGCCGGCGGGGTCGAGGTCCTGAAGATCGGCGAGATCGCGGATCCGACGCCGGCCGTGGACGAGGTGGTCATCGACGTGGTCGCGGCCGGGGTGAACCGGGCCGACCTGCTGCAGCGGCAGGGCCACTACCCGCCACCGCCCGGCGCACCGGGCACGCTCGGCCTCGAGGTGTCCGGCACGATCTCCGCGGTCGGCGCCGAGGTCGAGGGCTGGTCGGTCGGTGACGAGTGCTGCGCGCTGCTCGCGGGCGGTGGGTACGCGGAGAAGGTCGCCGTACCGGCTCCGCAGGTGATGCCCGTGCCGGATGGTGTGGACCTGATCAGTGCGGCCGCGCTCCCCGAGGTGGTGGCGACCGTGTGGTCGAACGTCTTCATGACCGCGCATCTCAAGGAAGGCGAGACCCTGCTGGTCCACGGCGGCGCGTCCGGGATCGGCACGATGGCGATCCAGCTCGGTGTCGCGCACGGCGCCCGCGTGCTCTGCACGGTGGGCAGCACCGACAAGATGGAGTTCTGCACGCGGCTCGGTGCCGACGTGGCGATCAACTACAAGGAAGCCGAGTGGGCCTCGGTGGTCAACGAGGCGACGAACAAGGCCGGCGCGGACGTCATCCTCGACATCATTGGCGCGAAGTACCTGCAGGACAACGTGAAAACGCTGGCGTACGACGGCCGGCTGGTCGTGATCGGACTCCAGGGCGGTAACAAGGCCGAGCTCGACCTCGGCCGGTTGATGAGCCGTCGCGGTTCGATCACCGGCACCGGCCTGCGGGTCCGGTCCGTCGAGGAGAAGGGCCGGATCATCGCCGAGGTCGTCGGCCACGTCTGGCCACTGGTCGCCGCGAAGAAGGTCCGCCCGATCGTCCACCGCACCTTCCCCCTCGAGGCCGTCGCCCAGGCCCACGAGTCCCTCGAACAGTCCGCCCAGACCGGCAAGGTCCTCCTCACCCTCTGAATCACGCCTCGGGACGAACCAGGCGGCGGACGATCCGGGCGGTGACGGCATCGACGTCGTACCGGCGGCCCGTGCCGGGGGTGAGCTGGTCGAGGACGAGACCGTCGATGGCGAAGTGCAGCAGCCGCACTTCCTCGGCGCCTCCCGGCAGACCGGCCTGGACGTGGAACGACACGTCGGCATCGAACCCCTGCCTCAGCGTGCGCGACAGGATCTCGTGCAGACCCTGATTCCGCGCCGCTTCGAGGCGTAGCTCGAACAGGGCGAGCGAGAGCTCCGGTCGACCGAGGAGTCGCTCGACGATGTAGCGCACGTAGTCGACGACGAGGTCGATCGACGGCTCGCGCTCGGCAAGCGGCGCGAGCACGGCCTGATCGGGTGCGAGGCGCTCGAAGATCCGCTCACCGAGGGCGCCGAGCAAGGCGTCGCGGGTGCGGAAGTAGTTCGACGCCGTCCCCGCGGGCAGCCCGGCGGCAGCGTCGACCGCCCGATGGGTCAGACCGCGAGCGCCTGACTCGGCCAGTACGGCGAGACCCGCGTCGGCCAGTTGGATGCGACGTTCCGGATTCCTGGGCACGTTGACAAGCCTAGCAGCTGTGAACTACAACTGTCGTGGTTAACAACAACAACTGTAGTAGTCAGGAGAACGAATGCAACCCGCAGCCTTCGGGGCGACCGTGGTCACCTCCCGCCCGGCGGAGGTCGCCGCCTTCTACCAGGAGCACCTCGATCTGCAGATCACGGTCGACCTCGGCTGGTTCATCTGCCTACGCCGCGGCGACGCGAGCTGGGAGCTCGCCATCGCCCAGCGCGGCCACGAGTCGGTGCCGGCCGCGGTGTCGGCGACCAAGGACAGCACCAACGTGTTCGGCTTCGTCGTCGAGGACGCGGACAAGCTCGCCCAGTCACTGACCGAAGCCGGTGTCAGGCTCGAGGGCGAGGTGATCACAGAGCCCTGGGGCCAACGTCACTTCTTCGTCCGGGACCCGGAAGGCACCTGGATCGACGTCATCCAGCTGGTGGCACCCGACCCCGCCTGGCTGGCCGCCAACACCCCCGCCTCCTGACACACCGGGACATTGACCTGCGGATACTGAGTATGCATACTCAGTATCTATGTCGATCAAGCACGGGTTGCTCGCGTTGCTGCGGACGGAAGCCAAGTACGGCTACCAGCTGCGCGGCGAGTTCGAGGCCGCCACCGGCGCCACCTGGCCACTGAACATCGGGCAGGTCTACACCACCCTGACCCGCCTGGAGCGCGACGGCCTGGTCGCCGCGGCTCCAGGCGAGGGGGACGGCGACGGGAGATCGATGTACGAGATCACCGACGCGGGCCGCGCGGAGCTCACCAACTGGTTCGAGACGCCGGTGACGCGGGAGTCGCGGCCGCGGGACGAGCTGGCGATCAAGCTCGCCCTCGCGCTCGCCGTACCAGGCGTGGACGTGACCGCGGTGGTGCAACGACAACGCAACTCCACGATGCAGGCCCTGCAGGAGCTGACCCGGCTGAAGCGCCAGAGCGCCGACGGCGACATCTCCTGGCGGCTCGTGCTGGAGTCGATGATCTTCGCCGCCGAGGCCGAGATCCGCTGGCTCGACCACTGCGAGGCGATGCTGTCGCGCCACCAGAAGTCCCAGCCTGCCAAGAGCTCCACGCCCAAGCAGCAGAACACGACCCCGGGGGTCAGACGATGAACGCCATCCTGGACATCCGCAACCTGACCCGGCAACACGGCACCGGCGACCAGGCAGTGCACGCCCTTCGTGGCGTCGACCTGTCCGTCGCCGCCGGCGAACTGGTCGCGGTGATGGGCCCGTCGGGCTCCGGCAAGTCCACGCTGCTCACCTGCGCGGGCGGACTCGACCAGCCGACCAGCGGCGAGATCCTGATCGACGGCAACGACCTCGCCACGCTCAGCCGCAACGCCGTCGCCGCGCTGCGCCGGCGCCGGATCGGCTACGTGTTCCAGGACTTCAACCTGATCCCTGCCCTCACCGCGGCCGAGAACGTCGCGCTTCCGCTCGAACTGGACGGCACCCGTGCCCGCACCGCCCGCAAGTACGCCGAAGCTGCCCTGCTGGAGGTGGCCATCCCCGAGCTGGCCAACAGGTTTCCCGACGACATGTCGGGCGGTCAGCGACAGCGGGTGGCGATCGCCCGGGCGATCGTCGGTGATCGGCGGCTCCTCCTCGCCGACGAACCGACCGGAGCCCTCGACTCCGACACCGGCGAGGCCGTCCTCCAACTCCTCCGCGACCGCTGCGACCAGCACGGCATCGCCGGCGTCCTCGTCACCCACGAGGCCCGGCACGCCGCCTGGGCGGACCGCGTCGTCTACCTGCGCGATGGTGTCCTGGTAGGCCAGGCCGGCCCGCTGCCCGAAGCCGACGTACTGCTGGAAACCCACTGATGGCGAAGCACTGGGGCACGGCCCTGCGCATAGCCCGCCGTACTGCGCTCCGCTCGCCAGGCCGCACCGCCTTGATCGCCGCCCTGATCGGGCTGCCGGTGATGACCGCCAGTTGGCTCGGGATGATCTCGCTCAGCATGTCCCCGAAGGGCGAGGCACTGGCGACGGAACAGATCGGCAGAGCCGACGCGCAGGTCGTCGTCACGCCGCACCGAGCGGTCAAGCTGGACAACCAGCAGGACATCGACGGCAGCTACCTCTACAGCGAGGATCCCGCGGCCGATGATCAGCGCGATCCCAACACCGTCGACGTCTCGAAGCTGCTTCCCGCCGGTACGACGATCGCGGTCCGGACCGCTTCGGTCACCACGGCCACCATCGCGACGACCGGCTCGGCATCGGCCAACTACCCGGTCGCCGTGGTGGACTCCACCGGCGGCCTGTCGGCGGGAACCTACCGGCTCGACAGCGGTCGGTTGCCAGAAGCAACCAATGAAATTGCCCTGAGCCCGCAACTCGCCAAGCACCTCGGACTGCTCACCGACGGGAAGCTCGAGCCGGACGCCGAAGTCTCGACCCATGACGGTCCGAGCTACCAGGTGGTGGGAATCGCGACGACGCCGAGCGCCACCAGGAGCCTGTCGATCTGGGCGCCACCGGGTTCGCCCTTGAGCCGGGTCGGCGCGGACGCCGAACTGCGCTACGTGGCAGACCTGCCGGACGGCACGAATCTTCAAGCCCTGCAGGAAAAACTGCTCAGCCAGGGCGTAGTCGTCACGCCGCGGGCGGCCATCGTCCACCCGGGCCCCAGCAACGTCTCGTACGGCGGTGGCGGAAGCGCCGCCACGATGCTGGTGATCGGCTTCGGCGTCCTGGAGATCGTCCTGCTCGCCGGTACCGCGTTCGCGGTCAGCGCTCGACGCCAGACGCGGACACTCGGTCTGGTCATCGCGGCCGGCGGCACTCCTGCCGACGTACGGCGGATCGTGCTCGCCCAAGGCGTCGTCATCGGTCTCGCCGGGGCCGGTGGCGGAATCGCGGTCGCGGTGGTGGCGATGGTCGCCGGGAAGCCGCTCTGGGAACTGCTGTTAGCACGACTGATCAGCGACATCCAGTTCCCGGTCGGCCGACTCGTGGTGGTCGGCGTGATCGGCGCCGTCGCCGGGGTGCTCGCCGCCGTAGTACCGGCTCATTCGGCTGCCAAGCAGTCGCCGATGGCGGCGCTGGCCGGACGATTCGCGTCCGCGGGGACCGGAGTACGACTGCGGCGGCCCGCGTTGTTCCTGGTCGCGGGCGGCGTCGCCTCCGTGGTCATCGGTACCAGTTGGATGGCGACGGTCTACGCGAAGCATCAGAAGGAAGCGGCCGGTGATCCAGGCGCCTACCAAGGCGGAATCACGCCGGAGCAGCCGATCGCCCTGATCTTGCTCGGGATCACCTGTGTGATCGCCGGCCTGGTCTGGGTGCTGCCGAACCTGATCGCGCGGGCCGCGACCATCGGCCGTGCGCTGCCGCTGAGCGGGCGGCTCGCGCTCCGCGACGCTGCGCGGCACCGGCATCGCACCGGGCCGGCCGCGGCCGCGATCATGATGTCGGTGGCCGGTACGGCGGCGATGGCCTTCGCGCTGGCGAACTCCTTCGCCGCGTCGGCCCAGGACTACGTACCGACCGGGCGCGACGGCGACGCCGTCATCCGGTTCAACGGCGACAACACGGGCACCGGCGACACCGGGACCGTGATCTGGACCGCCGCGCTGGAGCGGAACGTCGCGGACGCCCTGCCGACCAAGAGCATCAACCGGCTCGGACCGGTGAGCCCCATTGGCGCAAAGCCGGAGCGTCAGGGCCCGCAGGGCCAGTTCGTCTACACGGAGCCGCTGGTGGCGTTTCCCCTCGGCCTCTCCGGCCAGGACGCTGACATGGCGGCTTCGCCGCTCCTGGCGGTCGATCCGGACTTCATCGCAAGCCTCGGCGGCAACGGAGCCCAGGTGGCCGCAGACCTTCGCGCCGGGAAGATCGTCGTCGAGACGCAGGGATTCGCAGGCGATCAGGCCCGACTGGGCAGGTGGACCGACAAGCCGTCCGCGAAGGACAAGAAGATCGCGGTCAGCACACGGAAGCCGTCGCACGAACTGGCCGCCTTCAGCCGGCAGGCGCTGGTCGGCACCGAAACGGCCAGAACGCTCGGCACGATCAACGTCCAGCAGGCCCATCTCGCACTCACCCGCGAGCCGACCGAGGCCGAACTCCGGACCGCGCGGAACTTCCTCGGCGCCGAGAGCGCCTTGAAGATCGAGAAGGGTTACCAGAGTCCGGCCGACGAGGCGCTGGTCATCCTGCTCTCGGTGGCCGCGGTGGTGACGCTGCTCGGCGTCGCGATCGCCGTCTCGCTGTCGGCCGCGGAGGGACGGGCCGATCTCGCGACCCTCGCGGCGGTCGGGGCCAAACCGCGCCAGCGCCGCAATCTCGCGGCCGCGCAAGCCTGGCTGATCGGCGAACTCGGCTGCCTGCTCGGGGTGTTCGTCGGTGCCCTCTACGGCTACACGGCGCGGGTCGCCTTCGGTTCGCCGTACTTCGCGATCCCCTGGCGCGAACTCGGCGGCATGGTGGTGCTGATCCCGTTGTGCGCGGCGTTGCTCGCCTGGCTGCTGACCCGCTCCCGGCTACCGATGGTCAGCCGCATCGACTGATCAGGACCGATTCGTTGCCTCAGGCATCAATCGTGGCGAGCTCGGGACAGGCGATCGGCCAGGCCGGCGTACTGGTGATCCGCCGCCGGCCGCACTCGCAGCGCTGGTAGACGAGCAAGCCCTCGCTCACCCGGTGGGCCGATTCGACACTCCATCGATGCCGGTGGACTTCAGCTGTGGTGGTCATGGATCCATCGTGATGTAATGCCATTGTGCATCTCAACCCTTACGGCGCCGACGCGGTCCTGCTCGCCGTCAACCTGGTCACCAACCCGGCCCGTACGCCGAACGAGCTGGCCGAGCGCTGCGAGGAGAGCGGCGTCGAGAGTCGCCTGGTCCGTACCCGGTCGGTCACCGAGGCGGACCTGGCCGCAGTACGCATTGCGCTCGACGAGTGGCTTGCAGTAGTCGATGCGCCGGACGAGGAGACCAGGGTGCAGCTGGCCAACGAGATGCTGGCCAAGTACACCGAGCATCCGCGGCTGACGAACCACGCCGGCGACGGTTGGCACATGCACTACCGGCCGGACGACGTACCGGTCGGGCGACTCGTCGCCACACTCATCAGCACCGGCACGGCACTCCACTTGGCCGGTCGCGGAATCACCCGACTGGGCCGCTGCAGCACAGACGGCTGCGACAACGTGTACGCCGACCTGTCGCGTGGCGGGCGCCAGCGATACTGCAGCCCTGCCTGCGCCAACCGGGACGCCGTTCGCCGGCATCGCTCCAAGCACTAGTCCCCGCGCTGCTTCGCTGACCGAAGCTGGGCCACCGAAAGCGATAGGAGCAGGGTTCTAGGATGGGGGGATGAGTGAGAGCAGCAGCGAGAGCCAGGGAATGCCGATGGCCGGCGCCCAGACCGAGGACGGCAAGGTCCTGATCGTCGGTCCGGACGGCATGGCCGTCGAGGGGCCACCGCGC
This region includes:
- a CDS encoding TetR/AcrR family transcriptional regulator — translated: MPRNPERRIQLADAGLAVLAESGARGLTHRAVDAAAGLPAGTASNYFRTRDALLGALGERIFERLAPDQAVLAPLAEREPSIDLVVDYVRYIVERLLGRPELSLALFELRLEAARNQGLHEILSRTLRQGFDADVSFHVQAGLPGGAEEVRLLHFAIDGLVLDQLTPGTGRRYDVDAVTARIVRRLVRPEA
- a CDS encoding VOC family protein, with the translated sequence MQPAAFGATVVTSRPAEVAAFYQEHLDLQITVDLGWFICLRRGDASWELAIAQRGHESVPAAVSATKDSTNVFGFVVEDADKLAQSLTEAGVRLEGEVITEPWGQRHFFVRDPEGTWIDVIQLVAPDPAWLAANTPAS
- a CDS encoding PadR family transcriptional regulator, coding for MSIKHGLLALLRTEAKYGYQLRGEFEAATGATWPLNIGQVYTTLTRLERDGLVAAAPGEGDGDGRSMYEITDAGRAELTNWFETPVTRESRPRDELAIKLALALAVPGVDVTAVVQRQRNSTMQALQELTRLKRQSADGDISWRLVLESMIFAAEAEIRWLDHCEAMLSRHQKSQPAKSSTPKQQNTTPGVRR
- a CDS encoding ABC transporter ATP-binding protein is translated as MNAILDIRNLTRQHGTGDQAVHALRGVDLSVAAGELVAVMGPSGSGKSTLLTCAGGLDQPTSGEILIDGNDLATLSRNAVAALRRRRIGYVFQDFNLIPALTAAENVALPLELDGTRARTARKYAEAALLEVAIPELANRFPDDMSGGQRQRVAIARAIVGDRRLLLADEPTGALDSDTGEAVLQLLRDRCDQHGIAGVLVTHEARHAAWADRVVYLRDGVLVGQAGPLPEADVLLETH
- a CDS encoding FtsX-like permease family protein, translated to MAKHWGTALRIARRTALRSPGRTALIAALIGLPVMTASWLGMISLSMSPKGEALATEQIGRADAQVVVTPHRAVKLDNQQDIDGSYLYSEDPAADDQRDPNTVDVSKLLPAGTTIAVRTASVTTATIATTGSASANYPVAVVDSTGGLSAGTYRLDSGRLPEATNEIALSPQLAKHLGLLTDGKLEPDAEVSTHDGPSYQVVGIATTPSATRSLSIWAPPGSPLSRVGADAELRYVADLPDGTNLQALQEKLLSQGVVVTPRAAIVHPGPSNVSYGGGGSAATMLVIGFGVLEIVLLAGTAFAVSARRQTRTLGLVIAAGGTPADVRRIVLAQGVVIGLAGAGGGIAVAVVAMVAGKPLWELLLARLISDIQFPVGRLVVVGVIGAVAGVLAAVVPAHSAAKQSPMAALAGRFASAGTGVRLRRPALFLVAGGVASVVIGTSWMATVYAKHQKEAAGDPGAYQGGITPEQPIALILLGITCVIAGLVWVLPNLIARAATIGRALPLSGRLALRDAARHRHRTGPAAAAIMMSVAGTAAMAFALANSFAASAQDYVPTGRDGDAVIRFNGDNTGTGDTGTVIWTAALERNVADALPTKSINRLGPVSPIGAKPERQGPQGQFVYTEPLVAFPLGLSGQDADMAASPLLAVDPDFIASLGGNGAQVAADLRAGKIVVETQGFAGDQARLGRWTDKPSAKDKKIAVSTRKPSHELAAFSRQALVGTETARTLGTINVQQAHLALTREPTEAELRTARNFLGAESALKIEKGYQSPADEALVILLSVAAVVTLLGVAIAVSLSAAEGRADLATLAAVGAKPRQRRNLAAAQAWLIGELGCLLGVFVGALYGYTARVAFGSPYFAIPWRELGGMVVLIPLCAALLAWLLTRSRLPMVSRID
- a CDS encoding CGNR zinc finger domain-containing protein, with protein sequence MHLNPYGADAVLLAVNLVTNPARTPNELAERCEESGVESRLVRTRSVTEADLAAVRIALDEWLAVVDAPDEETRVQLANEMLAKYTEHPRLTNHAGDGWHMHYRPDDVPVGRLVATLISTGTALHLAGRGITRLGRCSTDGCDNVYADLSRGGRQRYCSPACANRDAVRRHRSKH